Below is a genomic region from Sinobacterium norvegicum.
TGGCGAAAAGACATCATTGGAGCAATATAAAGGCAAGGTCTTACTCATCGTCAATACAGCCAGCAAGTGTGGCTTTACACCACAGTTTGATGGCCTCGAAGAGTTGAACAAGAAATATGCTGACCAGGGCTTACAAATACTCGGCTTTCCCTGCAACCAATTCGGCAAGCAAGACCCCGGCAGCAACGAAGAGATTACCGAATTTTGCCAGCTTAATTACGGTGTTAGCTTTCCAATGCTGGCCAAGATTGATGTCAACGGCAGCAATGCTGCCCCTCTTTTTAATTACCTCAAGACTGAGGCCAAGGGGCTGCTGGGCAGCAAAAACATCAAATGGAACTTTACTAAGTTTCTCATCAGCAAAGATGGCAACCAGATTCAGCGCTTTGCGCCGGCAACCAAACCGAAAGACTTAGACGCTGAAATCCAGAAACTGTTATCAGAATAAACGCTGTTGCGGCACCTGTAGTAGCTGCAGTTTAAAATCCTGCGGCTGCCATTCAATCGTTGATAACATCTGCATCGCCAACTGCGGCGCCAGCCTGTTGTCAGCGGTATGAAAAAAAACACTCACATCTCTTCCCTCTGCCAACCAAGCGCTTATTTTTTGACACCAAGGCGCAAAGAAGGTGCCGTTGTCACTGATTTGAGGGTGGCCGATAAAACGTATCATCGGGTTGTTCGCCAACGCCACCGCATGAACAGGCAGCCGAGGTTTCTTATTTTTAGCCTCGATAATTTCCTCGCTTAAATCGTCACAGGCAAAGAGAGCCCGTGAGTCAAACATTACCCGATCCACCCCCGCCTCAAATAACATTCTGTTAAGCCGCTTTTCTGCCTCGCCTTTTTGAAAAAAAGCGGGATGACGGACCTCCACGCTGTATTTCAACCCCTGAGGTAACGTGGTTAAGAATTGCTGTAGTAAAGGTAACTGCTCTGGCGAGAAATTAGCTGGTAACTGCAACATAAATACCCCGAGCTTGTCGGCCAGCGGCGCCAAGCGTTTGAAGTAATCGCTTGTCTGTTGCTGACAATGCTGCAAACCAGCCTCATGAGTAACCGACTTAGGCAGTTTAAAGTTGAAATGAAAGCCGTCTTCGGTTTGCTCATCCCATGTGGTCACCGTGTCGATGCTGGGCAACGAGTAAAACGTGGTATTACCTTCGACGGCATTAAACACTCGACTGTAGTGATACAGATATTCAGATGACGGCGTTGCCGGTGGATAGACCGTATTGAACCAGTGCTTACTGCTCCACTGGGGCATGCCGATATAAAAGCGACCTCTTTGCATGGCCATTGCTTACCTTTTAGCGATAAAAAAGCCCGCCAAAGCGGGCTTGATACTAGTGTTCGCGTGTCGCCCTAAAGTTGATATCGGGGTAGCGTTCCTCAGCCAAACTCAAATTAACCCGCGTCGGTGCCAAATAGGTTAAATGGCCACCGCCATCGATGGCAATATTATCCACTGCCTTGCGCTTGAGCTCGTCTAGCTTGGCCCCGTCTCCCTCAACCCAGCGGGCAGTATAAACATTGACCGGCTCGTAAATAGCCTCAACCTTGTACTCATCCTTGAGGCGATAGGCCACCACCTCAAACTGCAGCACACCGACGGCGCCAACGACAATGTCATTGTTCTTCATCGGGAAAAACACCTGGGTCGACCCCTCTTCAGATAGCTGTTGTAAGCCTTTTTGCAGTGCCTTCATCTTCAGCGGATCTTTTAAGCGGATACGGCGGAACAGTTCCGGGGCAAAGTGCGGGATGCCAGTAAACTTCAGTTCTTCACCAGCGCTAAAGGTGTCACCTATTTGAATGCTGCCGTGGTTGTGCAAGCCGATAATATCACCGGAAACCGCTTCCTCGACCAACACCCGCTCACCGGCTTTAAAGGTGACCGCATCGGCGATTTTGATATCCTTACCGTTGCGCACATGTTTCATCTTCATGCCCTTGCTGTACTTGCCGGAGCACACCCGCATAAAGGCAATTCGGTCACGGTGCTTAGGGTCCATATTGGCCTGGATTTTGAAAACAAAACCGCTGAATTTTTCTTCCAGAGGGTCTATCTCTCTACTGTTGGTTTGACGTGCCAACGGCGCGGGCGCCCAGCGGACAAAATCATCTAGCATTTCTTTGACGCCAAAGTTGGCCATTGCCGTACCAAAGAAAACAGGAGATTGCTGGCCCGCTAAATAAGCCTCAAGATCAAATTCGTGAGAGGCGCCACGGACCAGTTCAAGCTCTTCGACGATGTCGTCATAGTAGATGCCGAGGTATTCCTTAGCCTCATCGCTGGCCAAGCCCTGAATGCGAATATCGTCGCCCAAGACGAAGTTCTTACCCTGCTCGAAGACGTGGATGGTGTCGGTATACAGGTTGTATACACCTTGGAATTCCTTGCCCATACCCAGCGGCCAGTTGATCGGCGCGGCGGCAATACCCAACACTTCCTCAACCTCATCGAGTAGCTCGATAGGGTCTCGAATATCACGGTCGAGTTTGTTGACGAAGCCAATAATCGGCGTGTCACGCAGGCGACAAACATTCATCAGCTTGATGGTACGGTCTTCGACACCCTTGGCGCCATCGATTACCATCAGTGCAGAATCGACAGCGGTCAAAGTACGATAGGTATCCTCAGAGAAATCCTCGTGCCCTGGGGTATCCAATAGGTTAACCGTACAGCCGTTGTAGGGGAACTGCATCACCGATGAGGTGACAGAGATACCGCGCTCCTGCTCC
It encodes:
- a CDS encoding glutathione peroxidase produces the protein MSNSIYGFAPAAKNGEKTSLEQYKGKVLLIVNTASKCGFTPQFDGLEELNKKYADQGLQILGFPCNQFGKQDPGSNEEITEFCQLNYGVSFPMLAKIDVNGSNAAPLFNYLKTEAKGLLGSKNIKWNFTKFLISKDGNQIQRFAPATKPKDLDAEIQKLLSE
- a CDS encoding DUF72 domain-containing protein; protein product: MAMQRGRFYIGMPQWSSKHWFNTVYPPATPSSEYLYHYSRVFNAVEGNTTFYSLPSIDTVTTWDEQTEDGFHFNFKLPKSVTHEAGLQHCQQQTSDYFKRLAPLADKLGVFMLQLPANFSPEQLPLLQQFLTTLPQGLKYSVEVRHPAFFQKGEAEKRLNRMLFEAGVDRVMFDSRALFACDDLSEEIIEAKNKKPRLPVHAVALANNPMIRFIGHPQISDNGTFFAPWCQKISAWLAEGRDVSVFFHTADNRLAPQLAMQMLSTIEWQPQDFKLQLLQVPQQRLF
- a CDS encoding peptide chain release factor 3, which translates into the protein MSQLTEQINQRRTFAIISHPDAGKTTITEKLLLLGNLIQVAGSVKGKKADRHATSDWMSMEQERGISVTSSVMQFPYNGCTVNLLDTPGHEDFSEDTYRTLTAVDSALMVIDGAKGVEDRTIKLMNVCRLRDTPIIGFVNKLDRDIRDPIELLDEVEEVLGIAAAPINWPLGMGKEFQGVYNLYTDTIHVFEQGKNFVLGDDIRIQGLASDEAKEYLGIYYDDIVEELELVRGASHEFDLEAYLAGQQSPVFFGTAMANFGVKEMLDDFVRWAPAPLARQTNSREIDPLEEKFSGFVFKIQANMDPKHRDRIAFMRVCSGKYSKGMKMKHVRNGKDIKIADAVTFKAGERVLVEEAVSGDIIGLHNHGSIQIGDTFSAGEELKFTGIPHFAPELFRRIRLKDPLKMKALQKGLQQLSEEGSTQVFFPMKNNDIVVGAVGVLQFEVVAYRLKDEYKVEAIYEPVNVYTARWVEGDGAKLDELKRKAVDNIAIDGGGHLTYLAPTRVNLSLAEERYPDINFRATREH